The Pseudomonadota bacterium region ATCGGCTGTGCGCAATGTGCTGAAATGTGTCCGGATCTGGCCATTACGGTGTGGAGGTAGTAGATATTATGACGGCATTAAAAAAGGTTTTTCTCAAGGGTAATGAAGCCATCGCTCTGGCGGCCATCAATGCCGGCTGCCATTATTATTTTGGTTATCCCATTACCCCGCAAAATGAGATTCCCGAATATATGGCCAAACATCTGCCGGAAGTGGGAGGAGAGTTCCTCCAGGCTGAAAGTGAAATTGCTTCCATTAACATGATGTTGGGAGCCGCTGCAACCGGAGTCAGGGTGATGACCTCTTCCAGTGGTCCCGGCATATCCCTGATGCAGGAGGGTTTTTCTTATATAGCCGGAAATGAGCTCCCGGGAGTGGTGGTGAATATGAGTCGCCAGGGTCCCGGCCTGGGAGGGATTAATGCTACCCAGGGGGATTATTTCCAGGCGGTTAAGGGAGGAGGCCACGGCGATTATCACCTGATTGTTCTTGCTCCCCATACTGGTCAGGAATTGTATGATTTGACCATCAAGGCTTTTGAACTGTCAGAGAAATATCGTTGCCTGACCATGTTGCTTGGGGATGCGGTACTGGGACAGATTAAAGAACCTATCAATCCCTGGAAGCCGGAAATAAGTGCTGGTGATCCTGATCGTGAATGGTTGATTACCGGTGCTAAAGGCCGTCAGCCGCGGCTGATTAAATCCCTTTTTCTGGCTGATGGAGAGATGGAAAAACATAATTGGCGTCTGCAGGAGAAATATCAGCAGCTGGCTGCCAATGACGTGATGGTGGAAACTTGCTTTATTGAAGATGCCCACCTGGTTCTGACTGCTTTTGGCAGTATGGCCAGGATTGCTAAAACTGCTATCGATCAGGCCCGGGAAGAGGGGATGAAAGTGGGGTTGATTCGGCCCATAAGCCTTTATCCTTTTCCGACGGCAACCTTCAAAAATCTACCGGAATCAGTATCCCGGGTTTTGACCTGTGAGATGAATACCGGCCAGATGGTTGAAGATGTGCGTTTGTCGATAGATAACAGTCTTCCGGTTGATTTCTATGGTCGCCCCGGTGGCTCCGTGCCCACCCCGGAGGAGATTTTTGATCGTCTTCAGCAGGCTTATGCTGAAGTTGAATAATAATATGGAGTTATTATGAAACAGGTAGTTAAAAGACCTACATCCCTGACTGATAAACCTTTTCATTTTTGTC contains the following coding sequences:
- a CDS encoding 3-methyl-2-oxobutanoate dehydrogenase subunit VorB codes for the protein MTALKKVFLKGNEAIALAAINAGCHYYFGYPITPQNEIPEYMAKHLPEVGGEFLQAESEIASINMMLGAAATGVRVMTSSSGPGISLMQEGFSYIAGNELPGVVVNMSRQGPGLGGINATQGDYFQAVKGGGHGDYHLIVLAPHTGQELYDLTIKAFELSEKYRCLTMLLGDAVLGQIKEPINPWKPEISAGDPDREWLITGAKGRQPRLIKSLFLADGEMEKHNWRLQEKYQQLAANDVMVETCFIEDAHLVLTAFGSMARIAKTAIDQAREEGMKVGLIRPISLYPFPTATFKNLPESVSRVLTCEMNTGQMVEDVRLSIDNSLPVDFYGRPGGSVPTPEEIFDRLQQAYAEVE